One window of Doryrhamphus excisus isolate RoL2022-K1 chromosome 13, RoL_Dexc_1.0, whole genome shotgun sequence genomic DNA carries:
- the eapp gene encoding E2F-associated phosphoprotein isoform X1 yields the protein MNKLSKLEDFDSYEIEEPSDEERAISSSEDELDVLLNGTPEQKKKLIREYLTGESESSSGDEFEKEMEAELSSTIKTMEGTWGQPNTSAGSGDGSSAHTTPPMYDKIYFDSDSDEEDNQPSSSSGQRRAQRVIPTNDELLYDPDEDERDQAWVDARRRQYYRKRPSTSSQSRRSQPKSLANSDAVLNCPACMTTLCLDCQRHEKYRTQYRAMFVMNCTVKKDEVLRYQSQKEGKPRNRKRRKGAAQDETLEPTPAGMDADEVYHPVQCSECSTEVAVFDKDEVYHFFNILSSHC from the exons ATGAACAAATTATCCAAACTTGAGGATTTTGACTCCTATGAAATTGAAGAGCCGAGCGACGAGGAAAGAGCAATCAGCAG TTCGGAGGACGAACTGGATGTGTTACTGAACGGGACTCcggagcagaagaagaagctgaTCAGAGAGTATCTGACCGGAGAGAGCGAGTCCTCCAGCGGGGATGAGTTCGAGAAAGAGATGGAGGCTGAGCTCAGCTCCACCATCAAGACCATGGAAGGCACTTGGGGACAGCCAAACACGTCAG CAGGAAGTGGAGACGGCAGCTCAGCACACACAACCCCTCCAATGTATGACAAGATTTACTTTGACTCTGACTCAGACGAAGAAGACAACCAGCCAA GTAGCTCCAGTGGGCAGAGGCGTGCGCAGCGGGTCATCCCGACCAACGATGAGCTGCTGTACGACCCTGATGAGGACGAGAGGGACCAGGCCTGGGTGGATGCCAGGCGGAGACA GTATTACAGGAAACGACCGTCAACGTCCTCGCAGTCACGACGCTCCCAGCCCAAAAGTTTAGCAAACAGCGACGCAGTCCTGAACTGTCCTGCCTGCATGACCACGCTGTGTCTGGACTGTCAGAG ACACGAAAAGTATCGCACGCAGTACCGCGCCATGTTTGTTATGAACTGCACGGTGAAGAAGGACGAGGTGCTGCGCTACCAAAGTCAGAAAGAGGGGAAGCCGCGCAACAGGAAGCGCAGGAAGGGAGCGGCGCAGGATGAAACATTGGAGCCCACTCCAGCGGGGATGGATGCTGATGAGGTGTACCACCCGGTGCAGTGTTCAGAGTGTTCGACTGAGGTGGCCGTGTTTGACAAGGACGAGGTTTACCACTTCTTCAACATCCTGTCAAGCCACTGCTGA
- the eapp gene encoding E2F-associated phosphoprotein isoform X2 — protein MNKLSKLEDFDSYEIEEPSDEERAISSSEDELDVLLNGTPEQKKKLIREYLTGESESSSGDEFEKEMEAELSSTIKTMEGTWGQPNTSGSGDGSSAHTTPPMYDKIYFDSDSDEEDNQPSSSSGQRRAQRVIPTNDELLYDPDEDERDQAWVDARRRQYYRKRPSTSSQSRRSQPKSLANSDAVLNCPACMTTLCLDCQRHEKYRTQYRAMFVMNCTVKKDEVLRYQSQKEGKPRNRKRRKGAAQDETLEPTPAGMDADEVYHPVQCSECSTEVAVFDKDEVYHFFNILSSHC, from the exons ATGAACAAATTATCCAAACTTGAGGATTTTGACTCCTATGAAATTGAAGAGCCGAGCGACGAGGAAAGAGCAATCAGCAG TTCGGAGGACGAACTGGATGTGTTACTGAACGGGACTCcggagcagaagaagaagctgaTCAGAGAGTATCTGACCGGAGAGAGCGAGTCCTCCAGCGGGGATGAGTTCGAGAAAGAGATGGAGGCTGAGCTCAGCTCCACCATCAAGACCATGGAAGGCACTTGGGGACAGCCAAACACGTCAG GAAGTGGAGACGGCAGCTCAGCACACACAACCCCTCCAATGTATGACAAGATTTACTTTGACTCTGACTCAGACGAAGAAGACAACCAGCCAA GTAGCTCCAGTGGGCAGAGGCGTGCGCAGCGGGTCATCCCGACCAACGATGAGCTGCTGTACGACCCTGATGAGGACGAGAGGGACCAGGCCTGGGTGGATGCCAGGCGGAGACA GTATTACAGGAAACGACCGTCAACGTCCTCGCAGTCACGACGCTCCCAGCCCAAAAGTTTAGCAAACAGCGACGCAGTCCTGAACTGTCCTGCCTGCATGACCACGCTGTGTCTGGACTGTCAGAG ACACGAAAAGTATCGCACGCAGTACCGCGCCATGTTTGTTATGAACTGCACGGTGAAGAAGGACGAGGTGCTGCGCTACCAAAGTCAGAAAGAGGGGAAGCCGCGCAACAGGAAGCGCAGGAAGGGAGCGGCGCAGGATGAAACATTGGAGCCCACTCCAGCGGGGATGGATGCTGATGAGGTGTACCACCCGGTGCAGTGTTCAGAGTGTTCGACTGAGGTGGCCGTGTTTGACAAGGACGAGGTTTACCACTTCTTCAACATCCTGTCAAGCCACTGCTGA
- the sptssa gene encoding serine palmitoyltransferase small subunit A — MALGDCWKNLSWFYRQYLLVTALYMLEPWERTVFNSLLVSVAGMAVYTGYVFMPQHIMAIVRYFEMVQ; from the exons ATGGCTCTTGGCGACTGTTGGAAGAACTTGTCGTGGTTCTATCGTCAGTATCTCCTGGTAACGGCTCTCTACATGCTGGAACCTTGGGAGAGAACCGTTTTCA ACTCTCTGCTGGTGAGCGTGGCGGGCATGGCGGTGTACACGGGCTACGTGTTCATGCCGCAGCACATCATGGCCATTGTGCGCTACTTTGAGATGGTCCAGTGA